From the genome of Lentilactobacillus buchneri, one region includes:
- a CDS encoding MucBP domain-containing protein codes for MKFMDWVKQQLNIFVSPRSHRQSNRRGRRRDYHQRKRWQSAQVDPDNSAQMPEVGTSSNQDAVEDQADGLVNDSSPAPSQAEETIQIKSQVTFFYLDENNDPIKKPDILIGNDGERFSLQLPSFKQYYLVSIDNFSTYFADTDQEVTFRYALKQGLPVLAYYLDIDTGETLHHVTIHSGKLGEPYDVSAADIPGYRVINDVGPTHGHFDDRTHGMIFYYRRTHWQTVQPVEYYVRLKKRHAVLDQPNGHALQTGLPANVITKIFARIETTDNQSWLNIGGFEWIKNADLEPSDPPTNHLVPPITKTSRNPVMLFGTVDFVAGRPIAVFDKPYGTNTGTVADGQRVSIKARIIDDQGLIWYELADQSVIFSEYVRIDS; via the coding sequence ATGAAGTTCATGGATTGGGTCAAACAACAATTAAATATATTTGTGTCGCCACGATCCCATCGGCAATCAAATCGTCGGGGCCGTCGCCGGGACTATCACCAACGAAAGCGTTGGCAGTCTGCACAAGTCGACCCGGATAATAGTGCCCAAATGCCAGAAGTGGGTACTTCTTCCAATCAAGACGCGGTTGAAGACCAAGCGGATGGGCTGGTCAACGACTCCTCCCCTGCACCTTCTCAAGCCGAGGAGACCATTCAAATCAAGTCTCAAGTGACCTTCTTTTATCTCGATGAAAATAACGATCCAATCAAAAAGCCTGACATTTTAATTGGTAACGATGGTGAGCGCTTTTCCCTTCAACTTCCCAGCTTTAAACAATATTACCTGGTCTCAATTGATAACTTTTCGACTTATTTTGCCGATACCGATCAAGAAGTCACATTCCGATATGCCCTCAAACAAGGGTTACCGGTCCTAGCCTATTATTTGGACATTGATACCGGTGAAACGTTGCATCACGTCACAATCCACTCCGGTAAACTGGGTGAGCCTTATGACGTTTCAGCTGCGGATATCCCCGGCTACCGCGTCATCAATGATGTCGGTCCCACTCACGGCCACTTTGACGACCGCACCCATGGAATGATTTTTTATTATCGACGAACCCATTGGCAAACTGTCCAACCAGTTGAGTATTATGTCCGTCTGAAAAAGCGACACGCTGTCTTGGACCAACCAAATGGCCATGCGTTACAAACCGGATTGCCGGCCAATGTTATCACCAAGATTTTTGCCCGCATCGAAACGACGGACAATCAAAGCTGGCTAAATATTGGCGGTTTTGAATGGATAAAAAATGCCGACCTTGAACCCAGTGACCCGCCGACCAATCATCTCGTTCCACCGATTACGAAAACTTCCAGGAATCCGGTCATGCTGTTTGGAACAGTTGATTTCGTGGCTGGCAGGCCAATTGCAGTCTTTGATAAACCGTATGGCACCAATACTGGAACAGTGGCAGACGGACAACGGGTTTCAATTAAAGCCCGAATTATCGATGATCAGGGCCTGATTTGGTACGAGCTGGCCGATCAGTCAGTCATCTTTAGTGAATATGTTAGAATTGATTCTTAA
- a CDS encoding IS30 family transposase, which translates to MDHYKHITIDERETIFLMRNHGNSLREIASHIKKSYSTISRELSRNSTGKSYSPSKAQEKYKQRKGNCGRVSLLSNPQVFEVVREHFCEDLWSPEEISNRLAVEKYPVQISTTTIYRGIFNGLFDNLFKSGSSSAVRHLRHHGKSRHNKAYQEKRGKIPIPNKIHDRPREADNRVEIGHWEGDTVLGKSGKACVVTLVDRKSRYLLIGKAAKRTSEAVTDTLSDLMKLWPGRSLTITPDRGKEFAKVQCLTDKFGTPFYFPDPHSPWQRGTNENTNGLLREYLPKGTDLDSITDRRIQAYAEQMNNRPRKCLGWKTPYEIFFNVVLHLI; encoded by the coding sequence ATGGATCACTACAAGCATATTACCATAGATGAACGGGAAACTATCTTTTTAATGAGGAATCATGGAAACTCACTTCGTGAGATTGCCAGCCATATCAAGAAAAGTTACTCAACCATTTCTCGAGAATTAAGCCGTAATTCTACTGGTAAATCCTATTCACCTTCGAAGGCTCAGGAGAAGTACAAACAGCGCAAAGGCAACTGTGGCAGAGTCTCTCTTTTGAGTAATCCTCAGGTGTTTGAAGTGGTGAGAGAACACTTCTGCGAAGACCTTTGGTCTCCGGAGGAAATATCGAATCGCTTGGCAGTCGAAAAGTATCCGGTGCAGATCAGTACCACGACTATTTACCGTGGGATTTTCAATGGCTTATTTGATAATTTGTTTAAATCTGGCAGCTCTAGTGCCGTGCGCCATCTAAGGCATCACGGCAAGTCTCGCCACAATAAAGCTTATCAAGAAAAGCGAGGCAAGATTCCAATCCCCAACAAGATTCATGATCGTCCGCGAGAAGCTGACAACCGTGTAGAAATTGGTCACTGGGAAGGTGATACCGTGTTAGGCAAAAGCGGAAAGGCTTGTGTCGTTACATTGGTTGATCGAAAATCTCGTTACCTGCTTATTGGTAAAGCTGCTAAAAGAACTTCAGAAGCAGTCACGGATACTTTGAGCGACTTAATGAAGCTATGGCCTGGTAGATCGTTAACGATTACCCCGGATAGGGGTAAAGAGTTTGCCAAAGTTCAATGTTTAACTGATAAGTTTGGTACGCCCTTCTACTTTCCCGATCCTCACTCTCCTTGGCAACGAGGAACTAACGAAAATACTAACGGCTTGCTTCGCGAATATTTGCCAAAAGGAACTGACCTTGATTCAATTACTGACCGCCGGATACAAGCATATGCAGAACAAATGAATAATCGTCCCCGTAAATGTCTCGGATGGAAAACGCCTTATGAAATATTCTTTAATGTAGTGTTGCACTTAATTTGA
- a CDS encoding peptide chain release factor 3 codes for MNTQQLEKEDSTRRTFAIISHPDAGKTTITEQLLLFGGVVRSAGTVKARKTGNFAKSDWMEIEQKRGISVTSSVMQFDYGGKRINILDTPGHEDFSEDTYRTLMAVDSAVMVIDSAKGIEPQTKKLFQICKMRGIPIFTFMNKLDRDGREPMDLVDELENVLGIEAYPMNWPIGMGKTLTGIFDRYNHHVELYNHEKNNQSSEIVDLDDNNDPVNNDQLAQDEQFEDAKDAIELLDMAGNQFDEGKIATGDMTPVFFGSALVNFGVKTFFDAYLKYAPAPSAHKTEEGDLIKPDDDTFSGFVFKIQANMNPNHRDRIAFVRVCSGEFEKGMDVNLYRTQKKLRLSNVTEFMANTRENVQTAVAGDIIGLYDTGNFQIGDTIYTGKKKVEFEKLPQFTPELFVRVSAKNVMKQKSFHKGIDQLVQEGAVQLYQSYTTNDYILGAVGQLQFEVFQFRMKNEYNSEVNMDPMGHKIARWIDPDQLDEKMSSSRNLLVKDRAGNPLFLFENEFALRWFKDKYPDVTLTAKL; via the coding sequence ATGAATACCCAACAATTAGAAAAGGAAGACAGTACCCGGCGGACATTTGCGATCATTTCCCACCCCGATGCCGGGAAGACAACCATCACGGAGCAGCTGCTGCTCTTTGGTGGCGTCGTTCGCTCAGCTGGAACGGTAAAAGCCCGAAAGACCGGTAATTTTGCCAAATCCGACTGGATGGAAATTGAACAGAAGCGGGGGATTTCCGTTACCAGTTCCGTGATGCAGTTTGATTACGGTGGCAAACGAATTAATATTTTGGATACCCCGGGCCATGAGGATTTTTCCGAAGATACTTATCGGACACTGATGGCGGTGGACTCTGCCGTGATGGTGATTGATTCCGCCAAAGGGATTGAACCGCAGACTAAGAAGTTATTTCAAATCTGTAAGATGCGGGGCATTCCAATTTTCACCTTTATGAATAAACTCGATCGTGATGGTCGGGAACCAATGGATCTGGTTGACGAATTAGAGAATGTGTTAGGCATTGAAGCCTACCCGATGAATTGGCCAATTGGCATGGGCAAGACCTTGACTGGAATTTTTGATCGCTATAACCATCACGTTGAACTTTATAATCACGAAAAAAACAACCAGTCTTCAGAAATTGTTGATTTGGACGATAATAATGATCCGGTGAACAACGATCAACTCGCTCAAGACGAACAGTTTGAAGACGCCAAAGACGCCATTGAACTCTTGGATATGGCTGGTAATCAATTCGACGAGGGTAAAATTGCGACTGGTGATATGACTCCGGTATTCTTTGGGTCAGCCTTGGTCAACTTTGGTGTCAAGACGTTCTTTGACGCTTATTTGAAATACGCACCGGCGCCAAGTGCCCACAAGACTGAAGAAGGCGACTTAATCAAGCCGGATGACGATACTTTCTCTGGTTTTGTCTTCAAGATTCAAGCGAACATGAACCCGAATCATCGGGACCGGATCGCGTTTGTCCGGGTTTGCTCCGGTGAGTTTGAGAAGGGGATGGACGTTAACCTTTATCGGACACAGAAGAAACTGCGATTATCCAATGTGACCGAGTTCATGGCTAATACCAGAGAGAACGTCCAGACGGCGGTTGCCGGAGATATTATCGGATTATATGATACTGGTAATTTCCAGATTGGTGACACGATTTATACTGGTAAGAAAAAAGTCGAGTTTGAAAAGCTGCCCCAGTTTACTCCGGAACTATTTGTCCGAGTTTCTGCCAAAAACGTCATGAAACAAAAATCATTCCATAAAGGAATCGACCAACTGGTCCAAGAAGGGGCGGTACAGCTTTACCAATCCTATACCACCAATGACTATATTCTCGGGGCAGTCGGTCAACTGCAGTTTGAAGTTTTCCAATTCAGAATGAAGAACGAATACAATTCTGAGGTTAATATGGATCCAATGGGCCATAAGATTGCCCGCTGGATTGATCCTGATCAACTTGACGAAAAGATGTCGTCCTCCAGAAACTTATTGGTAAAGGATCGCGCCGGCAATCCCTTATTCTTATTTGAGAATGAATTTGCCCTTCGCTGGTTCAAGGATAAGTACCCTGATGTTACATTAACCGCCAAACTATAA
- a CDS encoding helix-turn-helix domain-containing protein yields MDIGNKIRAYREVRGFSQEELASKIYVSRQTISNWETGKQYPDIQNVLLLSVLFGVSVDELIKGDLEAMKAKLSDKKVNAAMSAYTWVMLIAAALGAMSIGLVIYFEQSTLIILVPIICFAVMFISASQVERIKKRKNLRTYAEIVAFTDGQDVEEQRQKRDPAKNRLEKLMIVGGFAVVVCMIALVSVFIFAIFK; encoded by the coding sequence ATGGACATTGGTAATAAAATTCGGGCTTATCGAGAAGTCCGTGGTTTTTCTCAAGAAGAATTAGCATCTAAAATATATGTTTCCAGGCAGACAATTTCAAATTGGGAAACCGGCAAACAGTATCCGGATATTCAAAATGTTTTACTACTAAGTGTTTTATTTGGCGTTTCTGTAGATGAACTCATTAAGGGGGATTTGGAAGCGATGAAAGCTAAATTATCTGATAAGAAAGTCAATGCGGCAATGTCAGCTTATACATGGGTGATGCTAATCGCAGCTGCTTTGGGGGCGATGTCAATCGGTTTAGTTATTTACTTTGAGCAATCGACGTTGATTATTTTGGTGCCGATCATCTGTTTTGCGGTCATGTTCATTAGCGCATCTCAAGTGGAGCGAATAAAGAAACGCAAAAACCTGAGAACTTATGCTGAAATTGTGGCCTTCACGGATGGCCAAGATGTTGAGGAGCAACGGCAAAAGCGGGATCCGGCAAAGAATCGGTTGGAAAAATTAATGATTGTTGGTGGATTTGCGGTTGTCGTTTGCATGATTGCGCTAGTATCGGTTTTCATATTTGCCATTTTTAAGTAG
- a CDS encoding C69 family dipeptidase, translating into MMVSKHLSACTTVLVGKKASIDGSTMIARNDDTFLPLTPQRFYVEPANDHQTGEWASNQNGFKAPLPKQAYRYSLTPNVEVDKEGVYAESGFNEKNVAMSATESVYGNERALAFDPLVKDGLAEDSLQSMVLPYIDSARDGVQYLGKLIKQYGSPEGNGVLFSDNNEVWYMEIVTGHHWVAQRIPDDAYAIAANQVAIQQVKFDDPDNFMYSDGIQEFVEKYHLNTDKQGFNFRHIFGTDNEKDRHYNTPRVWFGQKYLNPEIEQSPTSSNLPFICHTDHKISVEDVEYILSSHYNETPYDPFSKGHEDTKTLFRPISMNRTQNSHVLQIRNDLKNNSNAIMWLCFGVPAFSPYVPFFANATDTDDTYANTPVHCDDVSAYWMYRKLSMLVESHYSEFIQDDVDFLTDMKEQLRRHVQSAIDESQALKGEELTSYLTEQNHEVVKMMRIATEHFNHQLIEKGLTLSKLTFNMDKNL; encoded by the coding sequence ATGATGGTTTCCAAACATTTGTCCGCATGCACCACAGTTCTTGTCGGTAAAAAAGCTTCCATCGATGGCTCAACGATGATTGCCAGAAATGATGATACATTTTTGCCGCTAACACCCCAACGTTTCTATGTTGAACCCGCCAATGATCACCAAACCGGTGAGTGGGCTTCCAACCAAAATGGTTTTAAGGCACCACTGCCCAAGCAGGCTTATCGTTACTCATTGACGCCCAACGTTGAAGTTGATAAGGAAGGTGTCTACGCCGAAAGTGGCTTTAACGAAAAGAACGTTGCCATGAGTGCCACTGAAAGTGTCTACGGGAATGAACGGGCGCTGGCTTTTGATCCATTGGTCAAAGACGGCTTAGCCGAGGACTCGTTGCAGTCAATGGTTTTGCCTTACATTGATTCTGCCAGAGACGGTGTTCAATATCTTGGTAAATTAATCAAGCAGTATGGATCACCCGAGGGTAATGGGGTTTTGTTTAGCGATAACAATGAAGTCTGGTACATGGAAATTGTTACCGGTCATCACTGGGTTGCTCAACGAATTCCTGATGACGCCTATGCGATTGCCGCCAATCAAGTTGCTATCCAACAGGTGAAATTTGATGATCCAGACAACTTCATGTATTCAGACGGCATCCAAGAATTTGTCGAGAAGTATCATTTGAACACTGACAAGCAGGGATTTAACTTCCGTCACATCTTTGGAACAGATAACGAAAAGGACCGTCATTACAATACGCCTCGGGTTTGGTTCGGCCAGAAATACCTGAATCCGGAAATTGAGCAGTCACCAACTTCCTCAAATTTGCCGTTCATCTGTCATACGGACCATAAAATTAGTGTCGAAGATGTTGAGTACATTTTGAGCTCTCATTACAACGAAACGCCCTATGATCCGTTTAGTAAAGGCCATGAGGACACTAAGACGCTGTTTCGGCCAATTTCAATGAATCGGACCCAAAATTCACATGTTTTGCAGATTCGTAATGATCTCAAAAATAACAGTAATGCAATTATGTGGCTGTGCTTTGGGGTACCGGCATTTTCACCATATGTGCCATTCTTTGCTAATGCAACGGATACCGATGATACTTATGCCAACACGCCGGTCCATTGCGATGATGTCAGCGCCTATTGGATGTACCGCAAGTTATCGATGTTAGTGGAATCCCATTATTCTGAATTTATTCAAGATGATGTCGACTTCTTAACTGACATGAAGGAACAACTGCGGCGCCACGTCCAAAGCGCGATTGATGAAAGTCAGGCACTGAAGGGTGAAGAATTGACCAGCTACTTGACCGAGCAAAATCATGAAGTTGTCAAAATGATGCGAATTGCCACTGAGCATTTCAATCACCAATTGATTGAAAAGGGACTGACACTGTCCAAGTTGACGTTTAATATGGATAAAAATCTTTAG
- a CDS encoding ATP-dependent Clp protease ATP-binding subunit: MLCQNCHKNPATIHLYTNVNGQKQTINLCQNCYQLLSNQQRNTGGAQNMAQDPFGFGGLDDIFRAMQGGNVDPTNGQQVPPTQPMGPNNGGPNRPRTGGAGGNSLLGQYGINLTQLAKDGKVDPVIGRDNEIQRVIEILNRRTKNNPVLIGEAGVGKTAVVEGLAQEIVSGNVPSKLQNKQIIRLDVVSLVQGTGIRGQFEQRMQQLIKEVQDNPDIILFIDEIHEIVGAGNAEGGMDAGNVLKPALARGEFQLIGATTLKEYRDIEKDSALARRLQPVTVDEPSPEESIKILKGIQKRYEDYHHVKYTDDAIEAAVKLSDRYIQDRFLPDKAIDLLDEAGSRKNLTINAVDPHTVDEKIQSAEKQKQAALKSEDYEKAAYYRDQVTKLENAKKNGSVDSAATPKVTAQDMEKIVEEKTEIPVGKLQTKEQQQLRNLAPNLEKHVIGQNEAVEKVARAIRRNRVGFNGTGRPIGSFLFVGPTGVGKTEMAKQLAYELFGSKDSMIRFDMSEYMEPHSVAKLIGSPPGYVGYEEAGQLTEQVRRHPYSLILLDEVEKAHPDVLHMFLQILDDGRLTDSQGRTVSFKDTIIIMTSNAGQGNAEANVGFGAAASGKTHSIIDKLTDYFKPELLNRFDDIVEFHSLSKDNLMKIVSLMIDDVNGMLKQQGLKINVTDKATAKLVDLGYNPAMGARPLRRVIQEQIEDKVADFYLDHENAATLTADVDSKGNIVIKSDSAAEVKASTKAKPDSKDSDK; the protein is encoded by the coding sequence ATGCTATGTCAAAATTGCCATAAGAACCCAGCAACGATTCATTTGTACACTAATGTGAATGGGCAAAAGCAAACTATTAACCTTTGCCAAAATTGCTATCAACTCCTATCCAATCAACAACGTAATACAGGAGGTGCTCAAAATATGGCTCAAGATCCATTTGGTTTTGGTGGATTAGATGACATTTTCCGTGCAATGCAAGGCGGAAACGTTGATCCAACCAATGGTCAACAAGTGCCACCAACCCAACCAATGGGACCCAACAATGGCGGCCCCAACCGACCAAGAACCGGCGGAGCGGGCGGAAATTCCCTGCTTGGTCAATACGGAATTAATTTGACCCAGCTTGCCAAAGACGGCAAAGTTGACCCGGTTATCGGCCGTGACAATGAAATTCAACGGGTAATTGAAATCCTGAACCGCCGGACAAAGAATAACCCCGTCCTTATTGGGGAAGCCGGTGTTGGTAAAACTGCCGTCGTTGAAGGACTTGCTCAAGAAATTGTTTCCGGCAACGTTCCTTCAAAGCTTCAGAATAAGCAAATTATTCGTCTTGACGTGGTTTCTTTGGTTCAAGGAACCGGAATCCGTGGTCAATTTGAACAAAGAATGCAGCAGTTAATTAAAGAAGTTCAAGATAATCCCGACATCATCCTGTTCATTGATGAAATTCATGAAATTGTTGGTGCCGGTAACGCTGAAGGCGGTATGGATGCCGGAAACGTTTTGAAGCCAGCATTGGCTCGAGGCGAGTTCCAGTTGATCGGTGCCACTACTTTAAAGGAATACCGTGATATCGAAAAGGATTCTGCTTTGGCTCGTCGTTTGCAGCCGGTAACGGTTGATGAACCAAGTCCTGAGGAATCCATTAAGATTTTGAAGGGTATCCAAAAGCGTTATGAAGATTACCACCACGTTAAGTACACCGATGACGCGATTGAAGCAGCCGTTAAGCTGTCAGACCGCTACATTCAGGATCGATTCTTACCTGATAAAGCCATCGATTTACTTGATGAGGCCGGATCACGAAAGAATTTGACCATCAATGCCGTTGATCCACACACGGTCGATGAAAAAATTCAAAGTGCCGAAAAGCAAAAGCAAGCTGCTTTGAAGAGTGAAGACTACGAAAAAGCCGCTTACTACCGTGATCAAGTTACCAAGCTTGAAAATGCCAAGAAGAACGGCAGTGTCGACTCGGCAGCAACGCCAAAGGTCACCGCTCAAGACATGGAAAAGATTGTCGAAGAGAAGACTGAAATTCCGGTTGGTAAACTTCAAACCAAGGAACAACAACAACTTCGTAATTTGGCCCCTAACCTTGAAAAACACGTTATCGGACAAAATGAAGCAGTTGAAAAAGTTGCTCGGGCAATTCGTCGTAATCGAGTTGGCTTCAACGGTACCGGCCGACCAATTGGTTCATTCCTGTTTGTCGGACCTACCGGTGTTGGTAAAACTGAAATGGCTAAGCAGCTGGCCTATGAACTGTTTGGTTCAAAGGATTCGATGATCCGGTTTGACATGTCTGAGTACATGGAGCCGCATTCAGTGGCTAAGTTGATCGGTTCACCTCCTGGCTACGTTGGGTACGAAGAAGCCGGTCAGTTGACTGAACAGGTTCGTCGTCACCCATACTCCTTGATTTTACTCGATGAAGTTGAAAAGGCTCACCCTGATGTTCTTCATATGTTCCTGCAGATTCTTGACGATGGTCGTTTGACTGATAGTCAGGGACGAACAGTTTCATTTAAGGATACCATCATTATCATGACCAGTAACGCCGGCCAGGGTAATGCGGAAGCCAACGTTGGTTTCGGTGCTGCAGCCAGTGGGAAGACGCATTCAATTATTGATAAGTTGACCGACTACTTCAAGCCCGAATTGTTGAACCGTTTCGATGACATTGTTGAGTTCCACTCATTATCAAAGGACAACCTGATGAAGATTGTTTCCTTGATGATTGACGATGTCAACGGTATGCTTAAGCAACAAGGATTGAAGATCAACGTGACTGACAAGGCCACGGCCAAATTGGTTGACTTGGGCTACAATCCAGCTATGGGAGCTCGTCCACTTCGAAGAGTTATCCAAGAGCAGATTGAAGACAAGGTTGCCGACTTCTACTTGGATCACGAAAATGCTGCTACATTAACAGCTGACGTAGATTCAAAGGGCAACATTGTTATCAAGAGCGACAGTGCGGCTGAAGTAAAAGCTTCAACCAAAGCAAAGCCTGATAGCAAGGATTCAGATAAATAA